Proteins encoded within one genomic window of Prochlorococcus marinus str. MIT 9515:
- the psbD gene encoding photosystem II D2 protein (photosystem q(a) protein), producing MTIAVGSAPQRGWFDVLDDWLKRDRFVFIGWSGLLLLPCAYLAIGGWFVGTTFVTSWYTHGVASSYLEGCNFLTAAVSTPGDAMGHSLLFLWGPEAQGSFVRWLQLGGLWNFVALHGVFGLIGFMLRQFEIAGLVGIRPYNALAFSAVIAVFTSIFLIYPLGQHSWFFAPSFGVAAIFRYILFIQGFHNITLNPFHMMGVAGILGGALLCAIHGATVQNTLYEDTSIYTDGKVQSSTFRAFDPTQEEETYSMITANRFWSQIFGIAFSNKRFLHFLMLFVPVMGMWTSSIGIVGLALNLRAYDFVSQEIRAAEDPEFETFYTKNILLNEGMRAWMSSVDQPHENFVFPEEVLPRGNAL from the coding sequence ATGACGATCGCCGTTGGAAGCGCACCACAAAGAGGATGGTTTGATGTCCTTGATGATTGGTTAAAGCGCGACCGGTTTGTATTTATTGGTTGGTCCGGACTTCTTCTTTTACCTTGTGCATATCTTGCAATAGGTGGATGGTTTGTCGGAACAACATTTGTCACCTCTTGGTACACACATGGAGTTGCAAGCTCCTACCTTGAAGGTTGTAACTTTTTAACAGCAGCTGTAAGTACCCCTGGAGATGCCATGGGACACAGTCTTCTGTTTTTATGGGGCCCTGAAGCCCAAGGAAGTTTCGTAAGATGGCTACAACTTGGTGGTCTTTGGAACTTTGTTGCATTACATGGAGTATTTGGCCTTATAGGCTTTATGCTTCGTCAATTTGAAATTGCCGGTCTTGTAGGAATTAGACCTTATAACGCCTTAGCTTTTTCAGCTGTAATTGCAGTATTTACAAGTATTTTCCTTATCTATCCTTTAGGACAGCATAGTTGGTTCTTCGCTCCTTCATTTGGAGTCGCAGCAATCTTCAGATATATTCTGTTCATTCAAGGTTTTCATAATATTACTTTAAACCCATTTCACATGATGGGTGTTGCTGGAATCCTAGGAGGAGCACTTCTTTGTGCTATTCATGGAGCTACAGTACAAAATACATTGTATGAAGATACAAGTATTTACACAGATGGTAAGGTTCAAAGTTCAACTTTTAGAGCTTTCGATCCTACTCAGGAAGAAGAAACCTATTCAATGATTACAGCGAATAGATTTTGGAGCCAAATTTTTGGTATTGCTTTTTCTAACAAGCGTTTCCTTCACTTCTTGATGTTATTCGTACCTGTAATGGGTATGTGGACATCTTCAATAGGTATTGTTGGTTTAGCACTTAACTTGAGAGCTTATGATTTCGTAAGTCAAGAGATACGTGCTGCAGAAGATCCTGAATTTGAAACTTTCTACACAAAGAATATACTTTTGAACGAAGGTATGCGAGCATGGATGTCTTCTGTGGATCAACCACACGAAAATTTTGTATTCCCTGAGGAGGTTCTTCCACGTGGAAACGCCCTTTAA
- a CDS encoding Fe2+-dependent dioxygenase produces the protein MNFLTYKLLNLEELKILKLNLNKQNELWESGKMTAGSQASKVKENLQLNRNSEISKKYSQLIRKKIITNPLIKSFALPKTIHGIMFTKSLQNMHYGRHIDNPFMSSGRSDLSFTISLTNKADYQGGELVIETLNSEKKLKLDAGEIIIYPSTYLHSVKKVKNGERLVCVGWIESYVKSIEEREYLFDLDAGAKGLLAKYGRSDELDNIFKSYSNLLRLLGN, from the coding sequence ATGAATTTTTTAACTTATAAGCTACTAAATTTAGAAGAATTAAAGATATTAAAACTAAATTTAAATAAGCAAAATGAACTTTGGGAAAGTGGCAAAATGACCGCCGGTAGTCAGGCATCAAAAGTCAAAGAAAATTTGCAATTAAATAGGAATTCTGAAATTTCAAAAAAATATTCTCAATTAATCAGAAAAAAAATCATCACTAACCCATTAATTAAAAGTTTTGCTTTACCAAAGACAATCCATGGAATCATGTTTACAAAATCATTACAAAACATGCATTATGGAAGACACATTGACAATCCTTTTATGTCCTCAGGCAGGTCGGATTTATCTTTTACAATTTCATTAACTAACAAAGCCGATTACCAGGGTGGTGAATTAGTAATCGAAACACTAAATTCAGAAAAAAAATTAAAGCTAGATGCTGGAGAGATAATAATCTATCCAAGCACATACCTGCATTCCGTAAAAAAAGTTAAAAATGGTGAAAGATTAGTATGCGTAGGCTGGATTGAAAGTTATGTTAAGTCAATTGAGGAAAGAGAATATTTATTTGACCTTGATGCTGGAGCGAAGGGTTTATTAGCCAAATATGGGAGGTCCGACGAACTTGACAATATTTTTAAGTCTTATTCAAACTTATTGAGATTACTAGGTAACTAA
- a CDS encoding 2Fe-2S iron-sulfur cluster binding domain-containing protein, with the protein MTNSKIKITWPNNIDTYAYDGDDWFLIAEKVGLEIPTGCLTGSCGACEIDVNGGTVRPCISSIKKNKESTLKVSFTTDPFW; encoded by the coding sequence TTGACAAACTCTAAAATTAAAATCACTTGGCCAAATAATATTGATACATATGCCTATGATGGAGACGATTGGTTTCTAATTGCTGAAAAGGTAGGTTTGGAAATCCCGACTGGCTGTCTAACAGGGAGTTGTGGTGCCTGTGAAATAGATGTCAATGGGGGAACAGTGAGGCCTTGTATAAGTAGTATAAAAAAGAATAAAGAATCTACATTAAAAGTTTCATTTACTACTGACCCATTCTGGTGA
- the psbC gene encoding photosystem II reaction center protein CP43 — METPFNNLLRAPNQSIEETGYAWYVGNARLINLSGRLLGAHIAHSGLIVFWAGAMMLFEVNHFTFDKPMWEQGLICMPHVAMFGYGIGPGGEVTDIMPFFQAGVVHLIASAVLGFGGIYHSLAGPEKLEEDFPFFSTDWRDKNQMTNILGYHLIVLGVGALAWSVNWCFIGGAYDTWAPGGGEVRLVNPTLDPRVILGYLFRSPWGGAGSIIGVNSIEDIVGGHVYVGITAIIGGIFHIFTKPFGWARRAFIWNGEGLLSYALGGICVASFIASTFIWFNNTAYPSEFYGPTNAEASQAQSFTFLVRDQRIGANVGSTMGPTGLGKYLMRSPTGEIIFGGETMRFWDFRGPWLEPLRGPNGLSLEKIQNDIQPWQVRRAAEYMTHAPNASINSVGGIITEPNAVNFVNLRQWLAAAQFFLGWFTFIGHLWHAGRARAAAAGFEKGIDRKSEPALEMPDID; from the coding sequence GTGGAAACGCCCTTTAATAATTTATTAAGAGCTCCAAACCAAAGTATCGAGGAAACTGGATACGCTTGGTACGTAGGCAACGCCAGATTAATTAATTTGTCTGGACGTTTATTAGGAGCTCACATTGCTCACTCTGGACTTATAGTCTTTTGGGCGGGAGCAATGATGCTTTTCGAGGTTAATCATTTTACATTTGATAAACCTATGTGGGAGCAAGGTTTAATCTGTATGCCACACGTTGCGATGTTTGGTTACGGAATAGGACCTGGTGGTGAAGTAACAGACATCATGCCTTTCTTTCAGGCAGGTGTGGTTCATCTTATTGCTTCAGCTGTTCTTGGTTTTGGAGGTATCTACCATTCATTAGCTGGACCCGAAAAGCTTGAAGAAGATTTTCCTTTCTTTTCTACGGATTGGAGAGATAAAAATCAAATGACCAATATTCTTGGATATCATTTGATTGTTTTAGGAGTAGGTGCATTAGCTTGGTCAGTAAACTGGTGTTTTATTGGCGGTGCTTATGATACATGGGCTCCTGGAGGAGGAGAAGTAAGACTTGTCAACCCAACACTTGATCCTAGAGTTATCCTTGGTTATCTTTTCAGGTCACCTTGGGGCGGCGCTGGTTCAATAATTGGTGTCAACTCAATAGAAGATATTGTTGGGGGTCATGTCTACGTTGGTATAACCGCAATAATTGGAGGTATCTTCCACATCTTCACTAAGCCATTTGGCTGGGCGAGAAGAGCATTCATATGGAATGGTGAAGGACTTTTAAGTTATGCACTTGGTGGAATATGTGTTGCAAGTTTTATTGCATCCACTTTCATTTGGTTTAACAACACTGCTTATCCCTCAGAATTCTATGGTCCAACAAATGCTGAAGCTTCACAGGCACAAAGCTTTACTTTCTTAGTGAGAGACCAAAGAATTGGAGCCAACGTAGGTTCAACAATGGGACCAACAGGATTAGGTAAATACCTCATGAGATCTCCTACTGGTGAGATTATATTTGGTGGTGAAACAATGAGATTTTGGGACTTCAGAGGACCATGGTTAGAACCTCTTAGAGGACCTAACGGATTGAGTCTTGAGAAGATTCAGAACGATATTCAGCCTTGGCAAGTAAGAAGAGCTGCTGAATATATGACTCATGCTCCTAACGCATCTATCAACTCAGTTGGTGGTATCATTACTGAGCCTAACGCTGTAAATTTTGTTAACCTAAGACAATGGTTAGCTGCAGCACAATTCTTCCTAGGATGGTTTACTTTCATTGGTCACCTTTGGCATGCTGGTCGTGCTAGAGCTGCCGCAGCCGGTTTCGAAAAAGGAATCGACAGAAAGAGTGAACCTGCTCTAGAAATGCCTGACATTGATTAA
- the glyQ gene encoding glycine--tRNA ligase subunit alpha, with the protein MFFQDIIQNLNKFWSEEGCLIMQPYDTEKGAGTMNPHTFLRAIGPEPWSVAYAEPCRRPTDGRFGDNPNRAQHYFQYQVIIKPSPDRIQEKYLSSLEFLGINPKEHDIRFVEDNWESPTLGAWGVGWEVWLDGMEVTQFTYFQQCGGVDCNPIPIEITYGLERIATFLQDKESIWDLDWNKDFNYSDIWLQFEKNQCEFNFRASNPENMRKLFSIYQEEAVSLLDKKLTFPALDFVLKCSHCFNLLDARGVISVTDRAQYIEKIRKLAREVASSWIIERESLKFPLLKK; encoded by the coding sequence ATGTTTTTTCAAGATATAATTCAAAATTTAAATAAATTCTGGTCTGAAGAAGGTTGTTTGATTATGCAACCTTATGACACTGAAAAAGGTGCAGGAACTATGAACCCGCATACTTTCCTTAGAGCAATTGGGCCCGAGCCTTGGAGTGTTGCGTATGCTGAGCCATGTAGAAGACCTACTGATGGAAGATTTGGAGATAACCCAAACAGGGCTCAACATTATTTTCAATATCAAGTAATCATTAAACCATCTCCTGATAGAATTCAAGAGAAATATTTATCTTCTTTAGAGTTTTTAGGTATTAACCCTAAGGAACACGACATAAGATTTGTAGAAGATAATTGGGAGTCCCCTACCCTTGGCGCATGGGGAGTGGGCTGGGAAGTCTGGTTGGATGGGATGGAGGTAACACAATTTACTTATTTTCAACAATGTGGGGGGGTTGACTGTAATCCAATTCCCATTGAGATAACTTACGGACTAGAGAGAATTGCGACGTTTTTGCAAGATAAAGAAAGTATTTGGGATTTAGATTGGAATAAAGATTTCAACTACAGCGATATTTGGCTTCAATTTGAAAAAAATCAATGCGAATTTAACTTTAGAGCATCAAATCCCGAAAACATGAGGAAACTATTTTCAATATATCAAGAAGAAGCTGTATCTCTTCTTGATAAAAAACTTACTTTTCCTGCTCTGGATTTTGTATTAAAATGCAGTCATTGCTTTAATTTGCTTGATGCTAGAGGAGTGATTTCAGTTACTGATCGTGCGCAATATATTGAAAAGATTCGAAAATTAGCTAGAGAAGTGGCATCCTCTTGGATAATTGAAAGAGAGTCTTTGAAATTTCCTTTATTAAAAAAATAA
- a CDS encoding DUF1824 family protein, which yields MVINSLNDLNNLKSAPHLRKSQIKKLLKELEQNILDADWITIGIMAPCDSLAIKALKSISKKYSSITFRDVDSLYSDGSVFLKGNQKTGNVYIRPENGLGEGILLTCQYDEDSEESSTFGPLPLDFFT from the coding sequence ATGGTTATAAATTCTTTAAATGACTTAAATAATCTTAAATCAGCACCTCATTTAAGAAAAAGTCAAATAAAAAAATTATTAAAAGAGCTAGAACAAAATATTCTTGATGCTGATTGGATAACAATAGGAATAATGGCACCTTGCGATTCTTTAGCTATTAAGGCCTTGAAGTCAATTTCTAAAAAATACTCCTCAATTACATTTAGGGATGTAGATTCCTTATATTCTGATGGAAGTGTTTTTTTAAAAGGTAATCAAAAAACTGGAAATGTTTACATTAGACCTGAAAATGGTCTTGGAGAGGGAATTTTATTAACATGTCAGTATGACGAGGATTCTGAAGAGTCTAGTACTTTTGGACCATTGCCATTAGATTTTTTTACCTAA
- a CDS encoding extracellular solute-binding protein, with translation MQKLKKLLYSALTCTFLFNVIAPVNSSEREVKIYSGRHYNTDRNVYKKFAEETGIKVRLIEAAGISLIERLRREGKNSQADLILLVDAARITNAAKAGLLQKIESSSLENDVPVGLKDPGKEWYALTRRVRVMVVNPKVVDVSKIKDYTDLADPALKGKVCLRNRKSPYNQSLVANQIVNKGQEATKTWLNGMISNVSQPFFPGDISIVRAVSKKKCGVGIVNHYYVARMLAGVNGRRDTLYARKTTVITPNPAHVNISAGGVAKYATNKAEAVKLLEFLASPEGSKGLAAPTFEHPLKEVNQNQIVKNFGEFTPDKVTVEDLGNNNSIAIRMMREAGWD, from the coding sequence GTGCAAAAACTCAAGAAATTGCTCTACTCAGCATTAACATGTACATTTCTTTTTAATGTTATTGCTCCTGTTAATTCCTCAGAAAGGGAAGTCAAGATTTACTCAGGCAGACATTACAATACTGACAGGAATGTTTATAAAAAATTTGCAGAGGAGACTGGAATTAAAGTTCGGCTTATTGAAGCTGCAGGAATATCTCTCATAGAGAGATTAAGAAGAGAAGGGAAAAACTCTCAGGCTGATTTGATTTTACTTGTTGATGCGGCCAGAATAACTAATGCTGCTAAAGCAGGCTTGCTTCAAAAAATTGAATCATCTAGCCTAGAAAATGATGTCCCCGTTGGATTAAAAGATCCTGGGAAAGAATGGTATGCATTGACAAGAAGAGTCAGGGTTATGGTTGTTAACCCTAAAGTTGTAGATGTAAGCAAAATAAAGGATTATACAGATCTAGCAGACCCCGCTTTAAAAGGTAAAGTGTGTCTAAGGAATAGAAAGAGTCCATATAATCAATCCCTCGTTGCAAATCAAATTGTTAATAAGGGGCAAGAGGCTACAAAAACATGGTTAAACGGAATGATTTCTAATGTTTCCCAACCTTTTTTCCCTGGCGATATTTCAATAGTTAGAGCCGTTTCGAAAAAGAAATGTGGAGTTGGAATAGTTAATCATTACTATGTCGCAAGAATGCTTGCCGGTGTAAATGGTAGAAGAGATACTTTGTACGCCAGAAAAACAACTGTTATTACCCCTAATCCAGCACATGTAAATATTAGTGCGGGAGGAGTTGCTAAATATGCCACAAATAAAGCTGAAGCCGTTAAACTTCTAGAGTTTTTAGCTTCTCCTGAAGGAAGTAAAGGATTAGCCGCTCCTACTTTCGAACATCCATTAAAAGAGGTTAATCAAAATCAGATTGTTAAAAACTTTGGCGAATTCACTCCTGATAAGGTAACTGTTGAGGACCTTGGAAATAATAATTCAATAGCTATTAGAATGATGAGAGAAGCTGGTTGGGATTAA
- a CDS encoding cobyric acid synthase produces the protein MEFTENYNPKNKPIMVLGTSSGAGKSLTVTAICRILKKLGEEPIPFKGQNMSNNAWVDSNGGEMAYSQALQAFSCGINPSSEMNPILLKPQGDSTSEVIHLGKSVGISTAKDYYKDWFMPGWEVIKKSINIIYEKNKNCRLIIEGAGSPVEMNLIHRDLTNLRVAKYLDASCILVTDIERGGVFAQIIGTLELMKPEERKLIKGILINRFRGDLSLFKEGKKWIEDKTKIPVLGIIPWLNDKFPPEDSLDLLERKSYLSNPEIKVGIIKLPSISNFSDFDPLENENSILIEWISEAQNLNQFDFIIIPGSKQTIKDQLFLNESGLSKEIKNYSHNNGNIFGICGGLQMLGTVLEDPFFKEGSNFNSDQSIKGIGLLPLKTTFLKHKITRQIHSESIWPNSTKIIGFEIHNGITKLDSSHLDTLKTNHIFKDFDLGWYKENREGGTIAGTYIHGIFENDEWRDHYINLIRKTKNKLTLDKKSRSYKMKRESIINNLANEFNNHFNISLLLN, from the coding sequence ATGGAATTCACAGAAAACTATAATCCGAAAAATAAACCAATTATGGTTTTAGGAACTTCTAGTGGAGCTGGTAAATCATTAACAGTCACTGCAATATGCAGGATATTGAAAAAACTTGGTGAAGAGCCAATACCTTTTAAAGGACAAAATATGAGTAACAATGCTTGGGTTGATTCTAATGGTGGAGAAATGGCATATTCACAAGCATTACAAGCATTTTCTTGCGGGATTAATCCTTCTTCCGAAATGAATCCTATTTTATTAAAACCACAGGGTGATTCTACAAGTGAAGTCATTCATTTAGGAAAAAGTGTAGGGATTTCAACAGCAAAAGATTACTACAAAGATTGGTTTATGCCGGGATGGGAAGTTATTAAAAAAAGTATAAATATCATTTATGAGAAAAACAAAAATTGCCGATTAATCATTGAGGGGGCCGGAAGTCCTGTAGAAATGAACTTAATTCATAGGGATCTAACTAACTTAAGAGTTGCAAAGTATTTAGACGCGAGTTGTATTTTAGTAACGGATATTGAAAGAGGAGGCGTATTTGCACAAATAATAGGAACTCTTGAGTTAATGAAACCTGAAGAAAGAAAGCTCATAAAAGGGATATTAATAAATAGATTTAGAGGAGACCTTTCTTTATTTAAAGAAGGTAAAAAATGGATAGAAGATAAAACTAAAATTCCTGTTTTAGGAATAATTCCTTGGTTAAACGATAAATTCCCTCCAGAAGATTCTTTAGATTTGTTAGAAAGAAAATCTTATTTGAGTAATCCTGAAATAAAAGTTGGGATTATAAAATTACCATCTATAAGTAATTTTTCAGATTTTGATCCATTAGAAAATGAAAATTCCATATTAATAGAATGGATCAGTGAAGCCCAAAACTTGAATCAATTTGATTTTATTATTATTCCTGGAAGTAAACAGACTATAAAAGATCAACTATTTCTTAATGAGTCTGGATTGTCAAAAGAGATTAAAAACTATTCACACAATAATGGCAATATTTTCGGAATTTGTGGAGGTCTACAAATGTTGGGAACAGTTCTAGAAGACCCATTTTTTAAAGAAGGCTCAAATTTTAATTCAGATCAATCAATTAAGGGGATTGGATTACTACCTTTAAAAACAACTTTTCTTAAACATAAAATAACAAGACAAATTCACTCTGAATCAATTTGGCCGAACTCAACAAAAATCATTGGATTTGAGATACATAATGGAATTACTAAATTAGATAGTAGTCATCTTGATACTTTAAAAACAAATCATATATTTAAAGATTTCGATCTTGGATGGTATAAAGAGAATAGAGAGGGAGGGACTATTGCGGGAACATACATTCATGGGATTTTTGAAAATGATGAATGGAGAGATCACTATATAAATTTAATTAGAAAGACTAAAAACAAACTGACATTAGACAAGAAATCAAGATCATATAAAATGAAACGAGAATCTATTATTAACAATTTAGCGAACGAATTTAATAATCATTTCAATATTTCATTGCTATTAAATTGA
- a CDS encoding nucleoside triphosphate pyrophosphatase — protein sequence MLILASASRSRKKLLENSHIKFIQIPSNFDESLIKENDISNMALELSFQKANSLVLGMKEIELSEEFNYSSVEILGCDSIFEFKGTAFGKPLNKEEAFNRWRRMSGGFGFLHTGHTLIFGNFNLTSKVIRVTKTIKKTVSSKVYFSNLNDDEIKIYVDSLEPLHCAGGFALEGRGGKYIEKIEGCFSNVMGLSLPWLRNNLIKQ from the coding sequence GTGTTAATTCTAGCCTCTGCTTCTCGATCTAGAAAGAAATTACTAGAAAATTCTCATATCAAATTTATTCAAATTCCAAGTAATTTTGATGAATCTTTAATCAAAGAGAATGATATATCTAATATGGCATTGGAATTATCTTTTCAAAAAGCTAACAGCCTAGTTCTTGGTATGAAAGAAATAGAATTGTCAGAAGAATTTAATTATAGTTCAGTCGAAATTCTTGGTTGTGATTCAATCTTTGAATTTAAAGGAACAGCTTTCGGAAAACCATTAAACAAAGAAGAGGCATTCAATAGATGGAGAAGAATGTCTGGAGGGTTTGGTTTCTTACATACGGGCCATACACTAATTTTTGGTAATTTTAATTTAACTTCAAAAGTAATTAGAGTTACTAAAACAATAAAAAAAACAGTAAGCTCTAAAGTTTATTTCTCTAATTTAAATGATGATGAGATAAAAATTTATGTAGATTCTCTTGAACCACTTCATTGTGCGGGAGGGTTTGCTTTAGAGGGAAGAGGAGGTAAATACATAGAGAAGATAGAAGGATGTTTTAGTAATGTTATGGGTTTAAGTTTGCCGTGGCTAAGAAATAATTTAATTAAACAATGA
- a CDS encoding methyltransferase domain-containing protein, with the protein MEVLNNYQRQKNDESNDEEFYYSPKFVYHLDSNFRNYLTSLYKNEIKDSSTILDLMSSWDSYLPSEKIYKKVIGHGLNKEELESNKALNSYWTQNFNVNQDIPLESGSVDCCLMVAAWQYLQYPEKLTKEIARILSNRGKIIVSFSNRAFWHKAPNIWTSSTEEERLKYVRKVLITNGFTEPRIIKKFNGQTFNLFTFLKNDPFYCLIATKEKL; encoded by the coding sequence TTGGAAGTTTTAAATAATTATCAAAGGCAAAAAAATGATGAGAGTAATGATGAAGAATTTTACTATTCTCCAAAATTTGTTTATCATTTAGACTCAAATTTCAGGAACTATTTAACTTCTCTTTATAAAAATGAGATTAAGGATTCCTCAACTATTCTTGATTTAATGTCTAGTTGGGATAGTTATCTCCCTTCAGAAAAAATTTATAAAAAAGTAATTGGACACGGATTAAACAAAGAAGAACTCGAGAGTAACAAGGCTCTAAACTCTTATTGGACTCAAAACTTTAATGTTAATCAAGATATACCATTGGAGAGCGGAAGTGTAGATTGTTGTTTAATGGTTGCGGCATGGCAATATTTACAATACCCAGAAAAACTCACAAAAGAAATTGCAAGAATTCTGAGTAATAGAGGCAAAATTATAGTTTCTTTTTCAAATAGAGCCTTTTGGCATAAAGCCCCAAACATATGGACTTCTTCAACAGAAGAAGAGAGACTTAAGTACGTTAGAAAAGTATTAATTACAAATGGATTCACTGAACCAAGAATAATAAAAAAATTTAATGGTCAAACTTTTAATCTCTTTACTTTCCTTAAAAATGATCCCTTTTATTGTTTGATTGCTACTAAAGAGAAACTATAA
- a CDS encoding iron uptake porin, which yields MKLFQKMLVATASVGLIAPMAAQASDVLNLEGMNDYNSSNKSSATSLFDSETFVNEVNEELATLKGRVDGIEAIQNDYEAGSFSETTTLDGKVIFTVGALNVEETGETEGTLATYMWQGNLNTSFTGDDNLYVRLKTGNATGWQTSYTYGTYLSSSKGNADAIKVDKIWYTFPVGEKHTVWIGPKIENYYMHATTPSIYQPITKQFTLGGNGAAYGASTNPGFGWAYKADNGFAISSNVVSKEGDSTSGWGTNESATSWATQIGYTQPTYSASVILNMKYNGWTDSYYTTPFGKLRPNGGNSSNIGLRGWWRPEDAGKATPSISLGYDTSETDATTNSNTTAYFVGLTWEDTFTPDDKIGVAFGQPQTREDETTVDPIAWEAYYSYQVNDSVNVTPAIFGGSDRAGSAGRQGRDHLGAVVETTFKF from the coding sequence ATGAAACTCTTCCAAAAAATGTTAGTTGCTACAGCTTCTGTAGGCTTAATTGCTCCTATGGCTGCTCAAGCTTCTGACGTGTTGAACCTTGAGGGGATGAATGACTACAACAGTAGTAACAAATCATCTGCTACAAGTTTATTCGACAGTGAAACTTTCGTTAATGAAGTTAACGAAGAACTTGCAACACTAAAAGGACGTGTTGACGGTATTGAAGCTATTCAAAATGATTATGAGGCTGGTTCCTTTTCTGAGACAACAACACTTGACGGTAAAGTAATCTTCACTGTTGGTGCATTAAATGTTGAAGAAACAGGAGAAACTGAAGGTACTTTAGCTACATACATGTGGCAGGGTAACCTCAATACAAGTTTTACAGGTGATGATAATCTTTATGTTAGGTTGAAAACTGGTAATGCAACTGGTTGGCAAACTTCTTATACATATGGAACATATTTGTCTTCATCTAAAGGTAATGCCGACGCTATAAAAGTTGACAAAATTTGGTACACATTCCCTGTTGGTGAAAAACACACAGTTTGGATTGGTCCAAAAATTGAAAACTACTATATGCATGCGACTACTCCATCCATATACCAGCCTATAACTAAGCAATTTACACTAGGTGGTAACGGAGCAGCTTACGGTGCAAGTACTAACCCTGGATTTGGTTGGGCTTACAAAGCTGATAACGGTTTTGCAATCAGTTCAAACGTTGTAAGTAAAGAAGGCGATTCTACCAGTGGTTGGGGAACTAACGAATCTGCTACTAGTTGGGCTACTCAAATTGGATATACACAGCCAACCTACTCTGCTTCTGTAATTCTTAACATGAAGTATAACGGCTGGACTGACTCATATTACACAACTCCATTTGGTAAATTAAGACCAAACGGTGGTAATAGTTCAAACATCGGTTTGAGAGGCTGGTGGAGACCTGAAGATGCTGGTAAGGCGACCCCTTCAATCTCTCTAGGTTATGACACCTCAGAAACAGATGCTACTACCAACTCTAATACTACGGCTTATTTCGTAGGTTTAACATGGGAAGATACATTTACTCCTGATGATAAAATTGGAGTTGCTTTTGGTCAGCCTCAAACAAGAGAAGACGAAACAACTGTTGATCCTATAGCTTGGGAAGCTTATTATTCTTATCAAGTTAATGATTCTGTTAACGTTACTCCTGCAATATTCGGTGGATCCGATAGAGCTGGTAGTGCCGGTAGACAGGGTAGAGATCATTTAGGTGCTGTTGTTGAAACAACCTTTAAGTTCTAA
- a CDS encoding photosystem I assembly protein Ycf4 encodes MESNLSSFNKIEQQINGSRKISNYLIGGMLTIGGIGFILASISSYTGRDLLPLGNPSSLLFIPQGIIMGAYGVIANLLNIYLWYLVFINFGSGYNSFDKVSQSVEIKRKGLFKDIEVKLNFDEIKSVKLDISEGFNPRRRIALVLKGRKKALPLSGAGELKPLLQVEEEGARLAKFLNVNLEGLK; translated from the coding sequence ATGGAATCAAATCTTTCTTCTTTCAATAAAATTGAACAACAAATTAATGGGTCAAGAAAAATATCAAATTACCTTATCGGTGGAATGTTAACCATTGGTGGTATAGGTTTTATCTTGGCTTCGATATCTAGTTACACAGGAAGAGACTTATTGCCTTTAGGTAATCCTTCATCCTTACTTTTTATACCTCAAGGAATAATAATGGGGGCTTATGGAGTAATAGCTAATTTGTTAAATATATATTTATGGTATTTGGTCTTTATAAACTTCGGTTCAGGTTACAACTCTTTTGATAAAGTTTCCCAATCTGTTGAGATTAAAAGAAAAGGATTATTTAAGGATATTGAAGTCAAACTAAATTTCGATGAAATTAAATCTGTAAAACTTGATATTAGTGAGGGATTTAATCCAAGAAGAAGAATCGCACTAGTTCTTAAAGGGAGAAAAAAAGCACTTCCTCTAAGCGGAGCAGGTGAATTAAAACCACTACTTCAAGTTGAGGAGGAAGGTGCAAGATTAGCTAAATTTTTAAATGTAAATTTGGAGGGTTTGAAATAG